A window of Deltaproteobacteria bacterium genomic DNA:
GGTTTCATGGGCCCGATGGGCAGCGGGGCCAGAGATGCAGCCCAGTTTGTTGCGGAAATAGTTAACAAGCAGGGAGGGATCAACGGGCACCCTTTGGAAGTCATCGTATATGATGATGGAAGTGATCCGAGTAAAGGGGTGATGGCCCTGAAAAAACTGATTGATGAAGACCAGGTGCTAGCAGTCGTTGGTCCTGTTTCGACAGGTATCGCCCTAGCCTGTGCGCCAATTGCAGAAAAATCGGAGGTTCCTATTCTGACTCAAAATTCCAGCAGTTGGTCGGTCGCCCTGAAACCATGGAACATCCCGAAACCTCCTACGAAAATAAGGAAATGGGTTTTTTAGGCCACAATAGACCCTATGTTTCTGGATTATGCCATTTATGAAATGCTCAGGAAACAGGGCGCAAAAAAGCTTGCTCATATGAATGTAAATAACGCCATGGGAAAGGCTATGAAAGAATCATTTGAGGCTAGCCATGCAGCTGCCGGATTCAAGGTCGTAATATGGGAGGAGTACGGTAGAGAAGATACAGATTTAACGGTCCCGCTCACCAAGATACGGTCAACGGATTTTGATGCTATTATTATTGGAGGAGCAGAGATGGCAGGGGCCATTGCCTATAAACAGGCCAGGGAAATGGGAATAAAACAGCCGATCATCGGCTCGCCGCCACTTGCCATGGGAAAGATCGTTCAGGTCTTGGGCAGTTCCCTTAACGGTCTCCAGATTCCTTCTTATGTAGTGGATTTTGGGGAGTCCTTACCCATGGATGAGCCTCAGAGGAAATCGGTGGTTTCCCTCACAAAAATGGTAATCGAAAGGACAGAAAGCAAAAGAGCCGATACAGGGCACACGGCAGGCTGGGACGGAATCTATCTATGTGCGGATGCGCTCAAAAGATCAAACCCGGATTTATCGAACCTGAAAAAGGCCAGATCCCAAATGAGAGATGCCCTTGAGACCGTGAAAGGCTACGTGGGCGTACAATGCATGGGAGATATGACCAAATGGCATGAGATTGCTGCCCCGATGATACCCAGTGAGCTGCAAGATGGAAAACTGAAAATCATCGGTAAAAAAATTACGCCCACATGGGCAGACTTTGAATGATTTATTCATCCAATAGCAGGTAGCATAGAGTGACACAAACTGACCAGATCCTACAATTCATTCTAAGTGGTATCAGCACGGGCAGCATTTATGCAATTGTCGGCCTTGGTTATATGATCATCTACAGTGTAACAAGGGTTGTCAATTTCGCTCAGGGAGAGTTTTTGATGTTGGGGGGCATGCTGACGGCCACCTTTATCATTTCGGGCTTTTCCCTGAGCATTTCGATTCTCGTTGCAGTTCTGATAACAACTGCTATCGGGGCATTGTTTTATCAGGCCGTAATATACCCCATCAGAAGAGCTCCCGGTTTTGCTTTGATATTGGTTACCTTCGGTGTTTCCATCATCATCAGGGGGATAGCCATGCTTTGTTGGGGAACGGATCCTCAAAGTATACCTTATTTTTCACTATCGGATCCTATCCCCATCTTCGGGGCTTTGCTTAATCCCCAATCACTATGGATTATTGTCAGCACGCTTGTGATTGCGTTAGGACTTTTCCTTTTTTTCAGATTTACCGTCACCGGGAAGGCCTTTATGGCAAGCGCATTAGATGCATCTCTTGCTACCCTGATGGGGATAAAAACGGAAAGAATGGGGCTGCTGGCCTTTTCACTTTCAGCTTGCTTGGCTGCCTTTGCCGGTGCTGTCATGGGTCCGATTACATTTCCCCATGTGGGCATTGGGCTGTACTTATCCGTTAAAGGATTTACAGCTGCGCTGATTGGAGGGCTTAACAGGATTGAGGGTGTGATGGTTGGAGGGCTTGCCCTAGGGATACTGGAATCGCTTTCTGCGGGTCTGATCAGTTCCGGGAGCAAAGATGCCATAGCATTAGCGGTTCTTTTAGTCGTACTCTCTTTCCGTCATCACGGCTTGCTTGGGGATGAAGAAGCGGGACAGGTCTAAGTAGAATTCCAAATTGTTTTTCTGGTAGGCAAGGATAGTGACGGGAATAAAAAGCATTAATATCAAAAGAATAGTTATCGGGTTATTTGTCATCGCTGTAGGATTGATGCCCGAAATTGTCAGAAGCTCCTATTACGTCACTGTTGGGAACTTTATTGGTATTTATGCTATTGTTGCCATGGGACTTTCTCTGCTGCTTGGTTATGCAGGGCAGGTCTCAATGGCTCAGGCTGGGTTTTTCGGAATTGGTGGCTATACATCGGCTATACTTACGACGGCCGCCGGATGCAATCCCTGGCTTGCCGCCATATTAGGTATAATTATAGCCTCGATCGTCGCAGGTATTATCGGTATACCGTTACTTAAGCTGGAAGGACATGTCCTTGCGGTTGCAACAATGGGTCTTTCCATTGTTGTATATACTATTTTTGTAGAATGGGGTGATCTGACCGGCGGATATGATGGGATCGGCGGAATTCCCGGCCTCTCTTTTTTCGGTTATGAACTGAACACGGATGAACATTATTATTACGTTATCTGGGTAGCGGTGCTGGTTGTTTTCATACTGTCATCTAATATTATTAATTCCCGTGTGGGCCGGGCGCTGCGATCCATACATCGTTTCTCCGGAGGCAGCGAAATGGCCGCTCAGTCACTTGGCGTCTCTCCTTCAAAATATAAGGTCCAGGTGTTCATCCTAAGCGCTGTCTATGCAAGCTTGGCTGGAAGTCTTTATGCGCACTGGGTCGCTTTCATTAATCCCGAACCGTTTGGCATATTTATTGGGATTCTCATGCTGATCATGATTACAATAGGTGGAATGGGCAGCCTGTGGGGGGCGATAATCGGTGCAATTGTGATTGTCTGTTCTGGGGAGTTCTTTCGAGGCGTCCTTCCCAAGATCATACCGGGTGCAGCCGGAGAAATGGAAAATATCGCATATGGTATGATCCTGGTTCTGATTCTGCTTTTTATGCCGCGGGGGCTTGCTTATGCACCGGAATTCGTTAGAGATCTGAAAGCAAGAATTACAAATAAAAATCGTAACTAAAAACGGTATCTGGACATTTACGAAGCGTTTATGCAGAAGAATAAATTCTTACCTGAAAAAAAGGAAAATACCCAAGCTTCTGTTCCTTTATTGAAAGTCAGTGAAGTGTATAAGACTTTTGGTGGACTTGTGGTGATCAATATGGTTAGTTTTAGCATCTCTCCGGGTGAGATAGTTGCCATCATTGGACCCAATGGTGCCGGTAAGACCACAAGTATTAATATGATTACCGGGTTTTTAAAACCTGATCGCGGGGAGATTCTTTTCGGCGGACGTAATCTAACCGAGTTTTCAGCCCACCAAATTGCCTCTTTCGGCATTGCCCGCACATTCCAAAATTTACAGATCTTTACCAATATGACCGTACTCGAGAATGTCATGATGGGACGATTCCTTCAAAGCAAGGCTGGTATTTTCGGGTGTGCGTTCCGATCACCACGGTCAAGAAGAGAAGAAAGGGCTATTCGAGATAAGGCCATGGAAAAACTCGCCATGGTCGGGCTCGAAAATCAAGCGCATCTTGAACCATTAAGCCTGCCTTATGGTAAACAAAAACAGCTTGAAATTGCCAGGGCTCTGGCCTCGGAACCCAAGCTACTGCTCATTGATGAACCTGCCGGAGGATTATCCACACATGAAATTGAAGACCTGGCAAACTTAATCTTTTCAATCCGGGATAATGGAATTACGGCTCTTTTGGTAGAACATCGTATGGAATTGGTCATGGGCATTGCTGATAAAGTGATTGTGCTTAATTTTGGGTTAAAGATCGCAGAAGGCACGCCGGCAGAGGTTCAGGCCAATGAGCAGGTCATTACGGCCTACCTGGGTGAAGATTTTTAAGGTTATTAAGATATTATCATGACTGCTGAACATGAAAGAATACTTGATGTAAAAGGAGTCGATGCTCAATATGGCCCTGTTCCAGCACTGAACGGCATATCTTTGCATCTCGATAGAGGTGAAATAGTCGCCCTACTTGGAAGTAATGGAGCCGGGAAAACGACTACCCTGAATGCCATATATACTATTTTGCCTATTACAAATGGAAAAATGCATTATTCCGGGAAAGATATTTCCGGGTTGTCACCAGTGGATCTGGTAAGATCGGGCATGTGTTACGTTCCTGAAGGGGGCAAAATCTTTGCATCCATGACCGTCTTAGATAATCTTATTCTGGGTAGTTATTCTCAGCGTGGAAAAAACAAAAAGGAGGAGATAGAAAAAAATTTTGACATTGTATTTACCCTTTTCCCTTTGCTCAATTCCGCAAAAAAACGACTCGCGGGCACTCTTTCAGGTGGAGAGAGGCAAATGTTGACCTTGGCCAGGGCGCTAATGTCTTCACCGAAACTATTACTGCTTGACGAACCTTCTTTAGGCCTGGCGCCGCTTATGATTACCGAAGTGATGCGCCTTATTAAAAAAATGAGAGAAGGAGGACTATCCGTTCTTATTGTCGAGCAGAATGCCCGAGCCGCCCTGAAAATCGCTGATAGGGGGTATGTCATTGAAGGGGGCAGCATTGCGATACAGGGAAGTGCCGAACAACTGATGGCAGACGAAAGAATTAAATCTGCATATCTGGGAAAAATGCGAAGTCATACCAAGGAGGTAACTCAGGATGAATAATGAAGTACTTGGAACTCTTGAAGAACAGGTCGTTCCAAAACAAACGGCCCTTTTAATCATTGATCCCCAAAACGATTTCTGTGCTAGCGATGGTGCTGTTTCAAAGATTATGGGAACCGACGCATCCCGTAATCAACGTGCAGTACCAAGATTGAACCGATTTATTGAAAGGGCAAGGGAAGAGCATCTGTTGATTGTCTGGACGAAGTCTATTGTTGAACCCTACAGGGCCAGAGTCAGTTTCAAAGCCAGGGGTTTTATACAGGATGCAAGGGGAAAAAATATTAATTTCGTTCAAGAAGGAACAAACGGAGCAGACTGGTATCCGGCAATGACTAAACCTTTACCGGAAGAGCATGTGATTACGAAATACCACTATGATGCATTCGCGGACACAAATCTAGACCTATTGCTCAGCAGCATGGGAATGAAAACTTTGCTATTTACGGGATTCAATACAAATGTATGTGTTGAGACCGCTGCCAGGCATGCATATATAAAAGGGTATTATGTAATTGCAGTTGCAGATTGCACTGATACGGTTACTGAACAGGAATATGATGCTGCACTCTTTAATATAAAAACCTATTTCGGAAAAGTTGCCACCTCCGAGCAGATCGCCAAAATCTGGAATGCACGGCAAAAATAGCTTGGTTGCAGTATTATACCGCACAAGAAAAGGATGTTTGACCGGCTCTGTTAATACACACGGCTATGGTTTTCCTGAAAAAAGGGAAGCAATAGGAAATGTGATGAATGAAGAAGCAAATTCCGATTTTTGTTGTTAGCCTGCAAGGCCCCCATTGAACCAACGACGGCTCACCTCACCCCTTACTTTTAGATTTTGTCAACCTTATCTTGGGCTCAAAATGCTGTTTTGAAACTTAAGCGTTTATTCGTACGTTATGCTGGAAAGGCAAATCATGATGAATAGTTATAGAAAACAAGACAAGTTTGAAAAAACTTTTCGTTTAGCCCACATAAATAATTTTCCTCCATTTGCCATGATAAGAGAAGGAAAATCAGAGGGCTTATCAATTGAGATACTTGAAGCAGTATTATCCCGTGTGAAAACTCGGGTAATATTTATTCCCACTGAGTTGGATAAGATCCAGGAACTGTTACATACTGACCAGGCTGACGGGATTGCCGTATTTGCCATAACTCCGGATCGTCGAAAGATCTATGATTACAGTGATTGCTATATGAATACCGGGGCCGCCCTTTTCATGAAAAGAGAAAAACACCCCCAATATTCCCTGGAGGATTATAGTAACAAAATTATATGTACCCCCCTAAAGGGCCCTTTGACGGAATTTATTGAAAGAAACTTTCCTGAAGTTCTCCTTCGTACTGTCGAGGATTATCCTTCGGCCTTAGAGACCGTACTGAAAGGAAAAGCAGAAGCTGCTGCTTTAAATATTCATGTAGGTACGTCTTTGATTAATGAAAGATATCCTAAAGAATTTCATGTGCCGAACACGTATATATTTCAAAACGAACTCGCTGTTTCTGTTTTAAAAGGAGAAAAAAATGCAATGTTGGAAAAAATTAACGATGGACTACGCCAAATAAGAGAAGAAGGTATATATGATAATATCCTCAAGAAATGGATACATATTGACCAGACGGGCTTATAGGACTCGTAATATTCAAATAACGTGTCGTTCCTTCGATCCGCGCCTTGACAACCTTCTCTATATCCGCCCAGGGGGTGTTGACAAAAGAACCAAATGGAACAGCTCTGCTCTGCTGCGAAATCTGGTTGACTTATTTCTCCGGCTTCATAATAGGAAGCGTAATTCGGAGTACTGGCTATTCAGTTTTCCTGTTTTTTCATGTAGCGGACGATAAAAGGAGGGTGACAGTATGAAGAATGTTTTCATCACCGGATGTGCCGTAGCCGTTATTCCAAGCGCTGCTGTTGCGGCTGAAGTAGAGCGTCAGGAATTCTACGTGACCACCGACACCGGAATGAAACTCATGTTGGTTGCAAAGATTCCCACTACCGGTCGACTCGGCAAGGCAATCCTTTTGGTC
This region includes:
- a CDS encoding branched-chain amino acid ABC transporter permease; its protein translation is MTQTDQILQFILSGISTGSIYAIVGLGYMIIYSVTRVVNFAQGEFLMLGGMLTATFIISGFSLSISILVAVLITTAIGALFYQAVIYPIRRAPGFALILVTFGVSIIIRGIAMLCWGTDPQSIPYFSLSDPIPIFGALLNPQSLWIIVSTLVIALGLFLFFRFTVTGKAFMASALDASLATLMGIKTERMGLLAFSLSACLAAFAGAVMGPITFPHVGIGLYLSVKGFTAALIGGLNRIEGVMVGGLALGILESLSAGLISSGSKDAIALAVLLVVLSFRHHGLLGDEEAGQV
- a CDS encoding branched-chain amino acid ABC transporter permease, with product MTGIKSINIKRIVIGLFVIAVGLMPEIVRSSYYVTVGNFIGIYAIVAMGLSLLLGYAGQVSMAQAGFFGIGGYTSAILTTAAGCNPWLAAILGIIIASIVAGIIGIPLLKLEGHVLAVATMGLSIVVYTIFVEWGDLTGGYDGIGGIPGLSFFGYELNTDEHYYYVIWVAVLVVFILSSNIINSRVGRALRSIHRFSGGSEMAAQSLGVSPSKYKVQVFILSAVYASLAGSLYAHWVAFINPEPFGIFIGILMLIMITIGGMGSLWGAIIGAIVIVCSGEFFRGVLPKIIPGAAGEMENIAYGMILVLILLFMPRGLAYAPEFVRDLKARITNKNRN
- a CDS encoding ABC transporter ATP-binding protein, giving the protein MQKNKFLPEKKENTQASVPLLKVSEVYKTFGGLVVINMVSFSISPGEIVAIIGPNGAGKTTSINMITGFLKPDRGEILFGGRNLTEFSAHQIASFGIARTFQNLQIFTNMTVLENVMMGRFLQSKAGIFGCAFRSPRSRREERAIRDKAMEKLAMVGLENQAHLEPLSLPYGKQKQLEIARALASEPKLLLIDEPAGGLSTHEIEDLANLIFSIRDNGITALLVEHRMELVMGIADKVIVLNFGLKIAEGTPAEVQANEQVITAYLGEDF
- a CDS encoding ABC transporter ATP-binding protein, giving the protein MTAEHERILDVKGVDAQYGPVPALNGISLHLDRGEIVALLGSNGAGKTTTLNAIYTILPITNGKMHYSGKDISGLSPVDLVRSGMCYVPEGGKIFASMTVLDNLILGSYSQRGKNKKEEIEKNFDIVFTLFPLLNSAKKRLAGTLSGGERQMLTLARALMSSPKLLLLDEPSLGLAPLMITEVMRLIKKMREGGLSVLIVEQNARAALKIADRGYVIEGGSIAIQGSAEQLMADERIKSAYLGKMRSHTKEVTQDE
- a CDS encoding cysteine hydrolase; this translates as MNNEVLGTLEEQVVPKQTALLIIDPQNDFCASDGAVSKIMGTDASRNQRAVPRLNRFIERAREEHLLIVWTKSIVEPYRARVSFKARGFIQDARGKNINFVQEGTNGADWYPAMTKPLPEEHVITKYHYDAFADTNLDLLLSSMGMKTLLFTGFNTNVCVETAARHAYIKGYYVIAVADCTDTVTEQEYDAALFNIKTYFGKVATSEQIAKIWNARQK
- a CDS encoding transporter substrate-binding domain-containing protein, translated to MMNSYRKQDKFEKTFRLAHINNFPPFAMIREGKSEGLSIEILEAVLSRVKTRVIFIPTELDKIQELLHTDQADGIAVFAITPDRRKIYDYSDCYMNTGAALFMKREKHPQYSLEDYSNKIICTPLKGPLTEFIERNFPEVLLRTVEDYPSALETVLKGKAEAAALNIHVGTSLINERYPKEFHVPNTYIFQNELAVSVLKGEKNAMLEKINDGLRQIREEGIYDNILKKWIHIDQTGL